The genomic DNA TTCAATTGGACCTACTACTTCAATATCTGTTTTTATAATTCTTTTCATAAATCCATTTAGATAACGTTTTGATGAAACTTTATCATCGCCATTATCTATTACCAATAACTTTTCTCCTGTTCTAAGCAAGTTTAGCATAATGCCAGCAGCTATTTTTCCTTGTTTTTCATGATCTGGACCAACGTGTGCTATATCCTCATGAAGTCTTATTCCCAAAGATATAATCCTTAATTTTTTTAAATATGGTTTTAATATCTCATAGGCTTTTTTCTTATCTAGTGGAGTTATTATAATTCCGTCTAAATCTTTTCTTCTGACTATTTTTTCTAGCTCTTTTATTTGAGCTTTTGGATCATTAATATCAGTAGTAACTGTCTCTATATTATAATTGTAAGCTTTAAATTCTCTTACAGATTCTTCAATTCCTCTTTTTATCTCATAAGTATAAAACTGATTTTTAGAGTCTACTACTAGAGCACATACTTTTTTCCCTTTTTTGCTCCCTAAAGAACTTCCAATATAATTCTTTTCGTAGTTAGTTTCTTTTACCAATTCTAATATTTTTCTTTTAGTTTCCTCTTTTATTAATGAACTACCGTTTATAGCTCTAGCTACAGTAGTTCTACTAACTCCAAGCCTCTCAGCTATTTCTTTTTGTGTTATCATAGTTTCTCCTTTATCGCCTTTTTGTTCACGTGTTCATTAATTTTAATAATAATATAGCCTTTTTTTCATCTTTTGTCAATAAAATTTTTAAAAGAAATATATTGTTTTAGAACATAAAGAACTTAAAAAATATTATTTAAACTTAAAAAATATTATTTAAACTTAAAAAGCTAACAAAAAAATTTGCATATACATATTCTTGAGTTTTTTAATAAATTTTTTGTTTTTTAGTAACCTATGTTACCATTTTTTTTAGAATTTTATGTTAACATAAATTATAAAATAATTTTAAGAGGTGAATTATATGAATTTTATTAAAAATTTAGAAATGTCAAAAATCATTAATTTAAAAGATCAAGTTGAATATATTCCAAATCAACACTCTATGAAATTTATTGCTCAAAACAATAATTTATCATTAATTTTGCTATCATTAGATGAAAATGTGACTATTCCTACTCATCATACTACAGGGGACGCCTTGATTTTTATACTAGAAGGTGAAGGTATATTTAATTTAAATGGAACAGATTTTAATTTAAAAATTGGTGAAACTATTGTAATTCCTGCTAATATGCCACATAGTGTCAAGGGTAAAACAAAACTAAAATTTTCTTTAACTATAGTAAAATAATTACATATATATTCTTTAGTAAAAAAATAAAGATTTTTCTTTATTTTGATGCTCTATCTATGCTAAAATAGATTCATAATGAATAATAAGGAGTAACAAATGAAAAAAACTAAAATTTTATTTTACGATATGAAAGATTACGATATAGAATTCTTTACTAAATATGGGAAGAACTACAACTTTGAAATGAAATTTTTAAAGGTAAAGTTATCTGAAGAAACTGCTTATCTATCAAGGGGATTTGATGTGGTATCAGCTTTTACAAATGATGATATTAATAAAAATACAATAGATATATTAGCAAAAAATAATATAAAACTTTTAGCTATGAGATGTGCTGGATTTAATAATGTTTCTTTAAAAGATATAAAAAATAGATTTCAAGTAGTTAGAGTTCCTGCATATTCTCCATATTCAATTGCTGAATATACAGTTGCTATGATTTTAGCTGTAAATAGAAAAGTTCATAAGGCATATATTCGTACTAGAGAAGGTAATTTTTCAATAAATGGACTTATGGGATTTGATTTATATAATAAAACAGTTGGAATTATTGGTGCTGGAAAAATAGCTCAAATATTAATTAAAATTTTAAAAGGATTTGGAACTAATATAATTGCCTATGATCCTTACCCTAATTATGAAATAGCTAAGGAACTAGGATTTGAATTTGTAGATTTAGATACTATATATGAAAAGTCAGATATTATTTCACTAAATTGCCCTTTAACTAAAGATACAAAGTACATGATTAATCGAACTTCAATAAATAAAATGAAAGATGGAGTTATCCTTGTAAATACAGGTAGAGGTATGCTAATTGATTCAGTAGATTTAGTAGAGGGATTAAAAGATAAAAAAATTGGAGCTGCTGCTTTAGACGTATATGAAGAAGAGGAAGAGTATTTCTTTGAAGATAAATCTAGCCAAGTTATTCAAGATGATATCTTAGGAAGATTATTATCTTTCCACAATGTACTTATTACTTCTCATCAAGCATTTTTTACTAAAGAAGCTGTAGAAGCAATAACTGTTACAACTTTAGAAAATATAAAAGACTTTATTGAAAATAAACCACTAAAAAATATAGTACCACAAGACAATAATTAATAAAAAAAGGCTGAACATTTCTATTACTTGAGATATCTCAAATAAAATAGATTGTTCTAGCCTTTTTTTATATAAATATAAGAGTTATTGCCATTACAAACATTCCAGCTACTAGTGCATATGTTCCTATATGATTATCTCCTTTTTGTGCTGAAGGTATTAACTCATCTAATGAAACATAAACCATTATTCCTGCTACTATAGCTAAAACAAATCCAAAGATTGCATCATCTAAATAGTCCTTTAATGCCCAATAACCTAAAAGTGCACCTAAAGGTTCTGACATTCCTGATAAAAGTGCCGCTCCAAATGCTTTTTTCTTGTTTGACGTAGCATAATATATAGGAGCTGATACAGCTATTCCCACTGCGACATTGTGTATTGCTATAGCTACCGCAACAGAAATACCCAGTTTTGTATCTTTTAATGCAGAAGTAAATATTGCAAACCCCTCTGGAAAATTATGAATTGCTATTGCTATAGCTGTCATTATTCCCATTCTATACATAGATGCATCTTTTTCTTTGCTATCATGTATATGATGATGGCTGTCATGATGATGAGGTAAACAAAACTTTTCTGTTATCAACATAAATATTATTCCGCCAAAAAAAGCACCACTTGCTATTAATTTTCCTTTTACACCTGGAAACATTTGCTCAAGACTTTCCATTGATTCTGGTAAAATCTCTACAAATGCTGCATATAGCATAACACCAGCTGCAAATCCAACCGAACAGGAAAAGAAATTTGTATTCTTCCTACTTCCAATAAATCCTAAAAGCCCTCCAACTCCCATTGCAAGACCAGCCAGGAGTGTAAGTATAAAAGCTACAATTAAATTTTCTAACTCCATGTCTATTCCTCTTTTCTAATAATCTGTATAAAAAAAGTATACCATAAAACTTTTACAATTAATACTACAAAAAACTCTTATATTTAAAAATATTTTTTCAATTTTAACCTAGTAATTTCCTATAAAAAAATAAAAAGAGTTGCAAGTACAACTCTTTTATCAGTTAGTGGTCTATTTTTCATATCTTGTCCAAATTTGTTTTTTACCTAAAATACCAGCTTTATCTATTGATCCTTTTACTAAAAGTGTTCCATCTTCTCTTAACTTCATATAGCTATTATAAGTTTTTCCATTTGTAGGAACATAAATTTTTCCATTTTCAAATTTATCATCTTTTTCAACATAATCAAAACCACTTACAAAATCTATTCCTCTTAGTAGACGCTTTTGCAAGTTTGGATCAGGATTTTTAAGGTCCATTTTCTCTTGTCCAGCATATTCTCCTTCTGTATATATTGGCATTGTTAGTTCTACAATTTTTCCATTATATTTTCCTTCTTGTGTCTTATATATTTCTACTATTATTTGATTTCCATTTTCTGCTTTTTCAGTTATCCATTTCCCTAAGACATCTTCACTATTAGCAAATAAACAAGTTGATAAAAGTATTGTTAAAGCAATAATTATTTTTTTCATAAATCCTCCTGTTAAATAAAATTACAGGTGTATTATATCATAATCTTTCACTCTATTCTAGTCTTTTTATTATACATAAAAAAATGCACCTATTTAAAATAAGTGCATTTAAATTTTTTAGTTTTATTCTCTATGTTTTATAATTTTTAATTCTAATAATTTATTAAAATTAGCTTCTATAAACTTATCTGTAATTCTACAAGTTTGAGTTTTTTCAACTAAAGGTGCTGCTTTTCCAGTACAGTTGATATCTATTCTTTCTTCCATACCTTCAAATACTTCTCCTCTTTTTAGTGCTGCTGCTAGAAGCTCCATATCAAATCCTTCTTTAAAATCATTAAAATTTTTACTTCTTATCATGATATCTCCTCCATATATAACTATTTTATAAAATTAAGTTGCTATATTTCAGCGGAGCCATCCATTCCCTTTAAATTTTTTAATAGCCAAAGTTTTTTACGAGCTGCATATGTTTTTTTCAAATTTCTTTTATACATCTTTACCCCTCCTTAGCTATAAAAAATTGTTACATTTTTATACCTTAATTAAATTATACTCTTATTTTACTTTTTTGTCAACAACTATCACTATTCACTTTTTATATTTTTACAAATAACTAATACATATATATTTTCTACCATTGGATCGTCAGCTAGATGTGAGCATAGACTTCTTAATGTTGCACCAGTACTATATAAATCATCAACTAGAAGAATATTCCCCTTTTTTCTTAACTTTCTCTCTTTACTGATACTATTTTTAAAAATTTCTACTTTTTTATATTCAGGAAGAGCTTTGATCTCATTTGGAGTTAATTTTCTAAAAAAATCTAAAGATATTGGCTTATTTAGGGCTTCTCCTAAATGTTTTACTATTTGAAATAATGGCTGAGTTGTACGTTCATGAGCTGGTGGTGTTGCTATTATTCCATCTATTTTATCATCTATCTTCCAGGTATTTTTTATAAAATCCACAGCAATATCAGCTATATCAGCAGCCTTTTTATACTCTTTATGGTACTTAAGAGCATTCATCAATTTACCTATTTCACTGTATTTTACATCAAAGATAGGATACCCGAATATATCTTCACCTTTATACCTACTCTCTAGCATAAAATAGTCTAACACATATCCCTCTTTCCAATTTCCTTCTATTACCATTGGATTAATTTCTAACATATACCCTCCTAATTTCAATGTTTTTTCCTTGTATACATTATACCATTTTTTATGATTAAAAATCAAATAAAGTGTTTCTTTTTTCCTCATATTTTTTTGAAAATTCACTTTTTTTTCAAAAAAACACTTGATATTCTGCTATTAATGGGGTATAATTAGCTTAATTGTTCAAATTGCTGAATTTGTTTCAAATTCTACTATTCTGAACGAGAAGTTTTTTATTTTTGGAGGTTATAAAATGTTAAAAGGGACAGTTAAATGGTTTAACAAAGAAAAAGGATTTGGTTTTTTAACTAGTGATGAGGGGAATGATTATTTCGTACACTTCACTGGAATAGTAGGAGACGGTTTCAGAAGCCTAGAAGAAGGTCAAGCAGTTGTATTCGAAGTTACTGAAGGTAAAAAAGGGCCTATGGCTGTAGACGTAAAAACTGCTTAGTTTCGTCTAGTTCATTATAAAAAAAATATTTTTACCAAATAAAAGAACCCCTCACTCGAGGGGTTTTTTCTTATTTAGCACATTCAAATTTCATTCCTTCAGTTCTTGTAATATTCATATTATTGTCTACAATTAGAACCTCTAGATTATTTTTTTCTGCAAATTCCATAATTTCTCCTGTATGCATTGTGAAAAATGCTGTTGAATACATATCAGATAAAAAGGCATTGTCCGAAATAACTACAATCATCTTTTTTCCTTCTACTGGATATCCTGTACTCTTATCTAAAATATGGTGATATCTTTTTCCATTGATTTCAATATAAGTTTGATAATCTCCAGATACTCCCATACCTTGATTGTCAAGTTCTACTATTCCTAAAAGTTTTTTAGGATCTTGAGGATTTTCTATCCCTATTCTCCAACTTTTTCCATCAGGTTTTGTATTAATTGTCTCAATACTTGAGATAGAAGATATAAAGGCACTTTCTATTCCCATATCTTTTAATACACCTTTAGCTTTTTCAACTGCATAACCTTTTAAAAATGAACCTGTATCTAACTCTATATCATCTTGTGCATAATATAGCTCGTTTCCATCTAATATAACTTTTGTAAAATCAACTTTAGCCAATGCTTCTTGAAGTTCTGTAAAACTTGGAACATCACTACGTTCTTTCTCTCCAAAATTCCATACCTCTAAAACTGGTGCAATAGTTACATCATAATAACCATTTGATAGTTCATAGATATTTTTTAAATTTTGAATAAGATATACTCCTTCATCATCTAAAGTAACTTTTTTAACAGCTCCACTATTTAGCTGTTCTATTAAGCTGCCTTTTACTTTGCTGTTATACTTGTGGTCGATTCTTTCTATTTCATTGAATGCTGCTTCCATTGCTTTTTTAGCAGCAGCTTCATCTTTGTCATAAATAGTTATTGCAATGTGAGTTCCAAATAAGAATTTATCTCCTTGGATTTTTTTGCTCTCAGTATTTTCTTTCCCACACGCAAGAATAAAAATTGGCAATAAGATAATAGCCAAAATTTTTCTTATCATCTCTATTCACCAACTTTAGAATCAACTATCTCATAACCGATTTTTCCATCGATAATTTCTCTTAATGCTTTCTTTACATTTGTGTCTTTTTTACTGCATTTAGTAAGTACAGGTGATCCATTTGCTATTTCTCTAGCTCTTTCACCACTAACTATAGTTAAAATATATTTGTTTGGTATTCTTTCTAATAACTCATCATATATTATTTCTTTTCTCATCTTTTTCAACTCCTATTGTCTTCCTTCTTCAATTATTTTTCTAAGTGCAGCACAAGATTCTTCAACAGTATTATTGATTATAGTAACTGCATAATACTTTTCATATTCTAATTCTTTAAGAGAGTTTCTAAGTCTTAACTGGATAGTTTCTTCACTATCTGTTTTTCTTCCTCTCAATCTTTTTTCAAGTTCTTCTTTTGTAGCAGTTTTAAAGAATACAAGATAGGCATCAGGATATTGCTCCTTAACTTGAAGTCCTCCTTGAACATCTATTTCTAATATAACATCTTCTCCATGTAGAAGTCTAGCCTCAACTTCAGATTTTAATGTCCCATAATAATTTCCATGCACAGTTGCATATTCTAAAAATTCTCCATTTTTTTCCTTAGCTAAAAATTCTTCTTTTGTTAAGAAATAATAATCTCTTCCATTTACTTCGCCCTCTCTTGGAGCTCTAGTAGTTGCAGAAGTAGCTAAGTTTATTCCAAGTGCTTTGCGTACTAGTCTACAAATTGTAGATTTACCAGCACCACTTGGACCTGACACTACATATAGATGTCCTTTTTCTCCTCTACTCATCCTTATCTCCTTTCTCAATTCTTGCAGATATTGTCTCTGGGTTAATTGCTGACATTATAACATGATTAGAATCAGTTATTATAAGAGTTTTTGTCTTTCTTCCTAGAGTGGCATCAATAAGCCTATTCTGCTGTTTTGCTTCATCTCTGAGCCTCTTACTTGGAGCTGAATCAGGATTTATGATAGCTATTACTCTACCTTCCATTACCATATTTCCAAATCCTATATTAAGTGGTTTCATCGCTCCTCCTACTCTATATTCATTGCTTGTTCTCTTATTTTTTCTAATTCATTTTTGCTTTCCACTATAAGCTTTGAAATTTCATATAAATTAGATTTTACCCCTGTGGTATTTAATTCACGGTATATCTCTTGTAAAATAAAATCGATTTTCTTTCCAACAGGTTCATCATTTGTATCAAGATCTTTTTTTAGTTGCACAAGATGACTGTCAAGTCTTGAAATTTCTTCTGATATATCAGATTTATCTGTAAATAAAAGTATTTCTTTTAAGATATCTTCCTCTTTAAATTCGATATCTCCTCTTATAGCATCTAATCTTTCTAATAATTTAGTTTTATAATTTTCTACTACGACATTTTTATATTTTTTTATTTCAGATATTTTCTCTTCTAAAATCTCAACTCTTTCAGCTAGATATTTTTTTAGTCTATTTCCTTCATCTTCTCTAGTTTGAATAAAAGGAACTAACATCTCTCTAACTTTGCCCAATATAAAACTACTATATTCCTCTTCATCTATTTCAACATCATTTTTCTTTATGACATTTAAATTTCTAACTAAAATATCCATTTTATTTGTGAATTTCTCTTGAAATTCATTTTCCATTTCTAAGAGTACATTCATATATGCTTTACTTTGAGCCTCATCATAATCAAATATATTATTACCCATATCTCTTAGATCATTAAATTCAATCTTTACATCTAATGAACCTCTGCTAACTTTAGAGGCTATCTCGGCTCTTATAGCACCCTCTAAAAAATTAAGATTGTATGGAAGTTTTATTTTTAAATTCAAATTTTTATTATTTACACTTTTTATTTGCATATTCAAAGAAAAGTTTTCATCTTGGTAAACCAATTTTGAATATCCTGTCATACTTCTCATCCGCTACCTCCAGAAAGACATGATAGATAGATGAATAGGCGACAGTGTCGCCTATTCTAACTATATATTAAATTTATTCTATTTCATCAAGTCATCTTCTATAACTTTAGCTCTTACTTTTTTGTAAGCGTTAAATCCTGTTCCAGCCGGTATTTTCTTACCGATGATTACATTTTCTTTAAGTCCTTCCAAATAGTCAACTTTTCCTTCGATAGCTGCATTTGATAAAACTTTTGTAGTTTCTTGGAATGACGCTGCAGAAATGAAACTTCCTGTATTAACAGCAGCTTTTGTAATACCTTGAATTACTGGTTCATAAGTAATTAATGGTTTTCCAATAGCTTTTAATCTTTCATTTTCAGCATCTACTAGTGTTCTTTCTACAACTTCATCTTCTAAGAATAATGAAGCTCCCGATTCAACTACTTTTACTTTCTTAAACATTTGTTTAACTATAATTTCAATGTGTTTATCATTTACTGTAACACCTTGATCTCTATACACTTGTTGTACAGACTCAAGTATGAACTGCTCAGCTGCTACAAGACCTTTGATATTTAAGATGTCAAATGGAGAAATAGCTCCTTCTGTTATCTTATCTCCAGCTTTTACTAACATACCGTCAGTTACTATTAGACGATCTCCAACTGGTACTAGGTATTCTTTGTACATTCCTGGTTCTGTAATAGATTTAACAAGAACAACTCTCATACCTTTCTTTTTCTTACCAGTTACTTCTACCTTACCTTCTACTTCAGTAAGCATAGCTTTTCCTTTTGGATTTCTTGCTTCAAATAGCTCTTGAACTCTTGGAAGACCTCCAGTGATGTCTTTGTTTCCAGCTCCATGTTTGATGATTTTTGCGATAATTTGACCTTTTTTAATTGTGTCTCCTTCTCTTACCATCAAATATGCTCCAAATGGAATTGTATAGTTTCCTCTTAGATCTCCGTCCTCATTAAATACAACAACTCTAGGGTTGATATCTCCTGATTCTACTGGTTTAACTGCCATGTATTCTGTAACGTCATATTTTTCGTCATAGTTTTCTTTAACGAATAGTTCTCTATATTCAACTCTTCCGTCTTGGTCAGCAATAATAGGTATGTGGAATGGATCAAATGTAACTAGTAAGTCTCCTTCGTTAACCATTTGTCCCTCTTGAACTTTTAATACTGATCCTGATGGAATTTCATAGTCATAGTTTCCTATAATTAATTTAGCTGATTGGCTAACTACAACATCTTCACCAGTTTTGTCATTTTTCAATGTTTTTACATCTCTAAATACAACTTTACCACTGTTGTCAGCTTTTGTTCCTGTTACTACTTCAGCTGCTGTTGCAACTCCTCCAGTATGGAACGTTCTCATTGTAAGCTGTGTACCTGGTTCTCCGATTGATTGAGCTGCAACAACTCCAACGGCTTCTCCAAGTAAGATTTCTTTGTGGTTAGAAAGGTCCATACCGTAACATTTTCTACATACTCCTTTTTCAAGAGAACATGTTAATGGCGATCTGATTTTTACCTTTTTAACTCCAGCTTCTTCTATTTTCTTTATGATTTCTTTTCCAATCATAGTATTTCTTTCAGCAATTACAACTCCATCTACTACAAGGTCGTCTGCTAAAACTCTACCATTGATTCTTTCTTTTAATTCTTCGATTACTTTACCATCTGATACTAGATCTCCAACTTCGATTCCTTCTGTAGTTCCACAATCTTCAGCATTAACTATAACTTCATGTGAAATATCAACAAGTCTTCTTGTTAAGTATCCTGAATCGGCAGTTCTTAGGGCAGTATCTGCTAGACCTTTTCTAGCTCCGTGTGATGACATAAAGAATTCTAATACTGTTAGTCCTTCACGGAAGTTAGCTTTGATCGGTACTTCGATGATTCTTCCTTGCGTATCGGCCATGTTTCCTCTCATTGCCGCAAGCTGTCTCATTTGAGACTCGTTACCTCTGGCTCCTGAAGTCGCCATCATGTAAACTGGGTTGAATTGATCTAGACCGTTCATCATTGCGTCTCCTACCGCTTTAGTAGCTTGAGACCAAACAGTGATTGTTTTTCTATATCTTTCTTCGTTGATGATTTTTCCTGCTTTATAATCAGCTTCAATTTCAGCAACTTCTCTATCTGCTGCATCAAGAATATCTTTCTTGCTAGCTGGGATTTCTAGGTCTTCTATACCTACTGATACCCCTGCCATAGCACCATAGTGATATCCGAAGTTTTTGATTTTATTAATTAATTCAGCTGTTTCAGCAAATCCGTGTTCATCATATAATTTAGCAATTAATTTTTTAAGTTGTTTTTTACCAAAAGTTTCATGATATTGTTTATCTACATCTGGTAAAAGTTCATTAAACATAAGTCTTCCTGGAGTAGTTTCTACCATTTCTCCATTTATTCTTACTTTAATAATAGCATGTGTTTCTATAACACCATTATTATAAGCTGTTAGAGCTTGATCGATGTTTGAGAACATCTTTCCTTCTCCTTTTGCTCCTGGTCTTTCTTTTGTCATATAGAAACATCCCATAACCATGTCTTGAGATGGAACTGCTATTGGTTCTCCATTAGATGGAGAAATAATATTATTTGGTGCAAGCATTAGAAGTTTTGCTTCCATTATAGCTTCTGGTGAAAGCATTAAGTGAACAGCCATTTGGTCTCCGTCAAAGTCCGCATTGAATGCTGAACATACCAACGGATGTAGTCTTATTGCTTTTCCTTCTATAAGTACTGGTTCAAATGCTTGTATTGAAAGTCTGTGAAGAGTCGGAGCTCTGTTTAATAAAACAGGGTGATCTTGAATAACATCTTCGATTACGTCCCATACTCTGTCATCTGCATCTTCAACAAGTTTTTTAGCAGTTTTTATATTAGTAGCAAGTTCTCTTTTTACAAGTTCTCTCATAATGAAAGGTTTGTATAATTCAAGAGCCATCTTTTTAGGAATTCCACATTGATTCATTTTTAATGATGGTCCTACAACGATAACCGATCTTGCTGAGTAGTCAACCCTTTTTCCAAGTAGGTTTTGTCTAAATCTACCTTGTTTTCCTTTTAACATATCAGATAGTGATTTTAACTCTCTGTTGTTTTGAGCAACTACTGGTTTTCCTCTTCTACCATTATCTATTAAAGCATCTACTGCTTCTTGAAGCATTCTTTTTTCGTTTTTAACAACGATTTCAGGTGCTCTTTTTTCTAATAGTTTTTTAAGTCTGTTATTTCTATTAATAACTCTTCTATATAAATCATTTAAATCAGAAGTAGCAAATCTTCCACCATCTAATTGAACCATAGGTCTTAAATCAGCTGGTATAACTGGAACATTTTTCAATATCATCCATTGAGGTTGATTTTCAGAAGATAAGAAGTCTCTTACTATTTTAAGTCTTTTTACTATCTTCTTTCTCTTTTGAGCAGAACTTACATCTTCTAACTCTTTTTCTAATTCATCTTTTAATTTATCTAAATCAAGTTTTTCTAATAACTTTAATACAGCTTCTGCTCCCATTAAAGCTTCAAATTTATTTCCGTATAATTGTTTGTATAATTTATACTCTTTTTCAGTAAGTATTTTACCTTCTTTTAAGTTGCTCTCTCCAGATTCTGTAACTATATATCTAGCGAAGTAAAGTACAGACTCAAGTTCTTTTGGAGATAATCCGATTATAAGTGCCATTTTGTTTGGTGTTCCTTTAGAATACCAAATATGAGCAACTGGAGCAGCTAGAGAAATGTGTCCCATTCTCTCTCTTCTCACCTTAGATTTAGTTACCTCAACCCCACATTTTTCACAAACTAAACCTTTATATCTCATTCTTTTATATTTTCCGCATCCACATTCCCAGTCTTTTACTGGTCCGAAAATTCTTTCGCAGAAAAGTCCATCATTTTCGGGATTTAAAGTTCTATAGTTTATAGTTTCAGGTTTTGTAACCTCTCCGTGCGACCATTCTTCGATCTTTTCAGGAGATGCCAATCTAATTCTTATTTTCTCAAAACTTCTAATTTC from Fusobacterium hominis includes the following:
- a CDS encoding cupin domain-containing protein, producing MNFIKNLEMSKIINLKDQVEYIPNQHSMKFIAQNNNLSLILLSLDENVTIPTHHTTGDALIFILEGEGIFNLNGTDFNLKIGETIVIPANMPHSVKGKTKLKFSLTIVK
- a CDS encoding LacI family DNA-binding transcriptional regulator: MITQKEIAERLGVSRTTVARAINGSSLIKEETKRKILELVKETNYEKNYIGSSLGSKKGKKVCALVVDSKNQFYTYEIKRGIEESVREFKAYNYNIETVTTDINDPKAQIKELEKIVRRKDLDGIIITPLDKKKAYEILKPYLKKLRIISLGIRLHEDIAHVGPDHEKQGKIAAGIMLNLLRTGEKLLVIDNGDDKVSSKRYLNGFMKRIIKTDIEVVGPIEGNGIESSIDIIENMCKQEDIKGIYINRYAHDILAKLPEKVLKDKKVVTNGIGRIIKELLKKRIITATVMEEISSEGYSAGKKMFETLCKEKDLDKVWDISKSRIIFYENLED
- a CDS encoding YicC family protein translates to MRSMTGYSKLVYQDENFSLNMQIKSVNNKNLNLKIKLPYNLNFLEGAIRAEIASKVSRGSLDVKIEFNDLRDMGNNIFDYDEAQSKAYMNVLLEMENEFQEKFTNKMDILVRNLNVIKKNDVEIDEEEYSSFILGKVREMLVPFIQTREDEGNRLKKYLAERVEILEEKISEIKKYKNVVVENYKTKLLERLDAIRGDIEFKEEDILKEILLFTDKSDISEEISRLDSHLVQLKKDLDTNDEPVGKKIDFILQEIYRELNTTGVKSNLYEISKLIVESKNELEKIREQAMNIE
- a CDS encoding ComF family protein, which produces MLEINPMVIEGNWKEGYVLDYFMLESRYKGEDIFGYPIFDVKYSEIGKLMNALKYHKEYKKAADIADIAVDFIKNTWKIDDKIDGIIATPPAHERTTQPLFQIVKHLGEALNKPISLDFFRKLTPNEIKALPEYKKVEIFKNSISKERKLRKKGNILLVDDLYSTGATLRSLCSHLADDPMVENIYVLVICKNIKSE
- a CDS encoding DUF370 domain-containing protein encodes the protein MKPLNIGFGNMVMEGRVIAIINPDSAPSKRLRDEAKQQNRLIDATLGRKTKTLIITDSNHVIMSAINPETISARIEKGDKDE
- the gmk gene encoding guanylate kinase, with translation MSRGEKGHLYVVSGPSGAGKSTICRLVRKALGINLATSATTRAPREGEVNGRDYYFLTKEEFLAKEKNGEFLEYATVHGNYYGTLKSEVEARLLHGEDVILEIDVQGGLQVKEQYPDAYLVFFKTATKEELEKRLRGRKTDSEETIQLRLRNSLKELEYEKYYAVTIINNTVEESCAALRKIIEEGRQ
- the rpoZ gene encoding DNA-directed RNA polymerase subunit omega, with protein sequence MRKEIIYDELLERIPNKYILTIVSGERAREIANGSPVLTKCSKKDTNVKKALREIIDGKIGYEIVDSKVGE
- a CDS encoding DUF2147 domain-containing protein, translating into MKKIIIALTILLSTCLFANSEDVLGKWITEKAENGNQIIVEIYKTQEGKYNGKIVELTMPIYTEGEYAGQEKMDLKNPDPNLQKRLLRGIDFVSGFDYVEKDDKFENGKIYVPTNGKTYNSYMKLREDGTLLVKGSIDKAGILGKKQIWTRYEK
- a CDS encoding FAD:protein FMN transferase, whose protein sequence is MIRKILAIILLPIFILACGKENTESKKIQGDKFLFGTHIAITIYDKDEAAAKKAMEAAFNEIERIDHKYNSKVKGSLIEQLNSGAVKKVTLDDEGVYLIQNLKNIYELSNGYYDVTIAPVLEVWNFGEKERSDVPSFTELQEALAKVDFTKVILDGNELYYAQDDIELDTGSFLKGYAVEKAKGVLKDMGIESAFISSISSIETINTKPDGKSWRIGIENPQDPKKLLGIVELDNQGMGVSGDYQTYIEINGKRYHHILDKSTGYPVEGKKMIVVISDNAFLSDMYSTAFFTMHTGEIMEFAEKNNLEVLIVDNNMNITRTEGMKFECAK
- a CDS encoding 2-hydroxyacid dehydrogenase, with the protein product MKKTKILFYDMKDYDIEFFTKYGKNYNFEMKFLKVKLSEETAYLSRGFDVVSAFTNDDINKNTIDILAKNNIKLLAMRCAGFNNVSLKDIKNRFQVVRVPAYSPYSIAEYTVAMILAVNRKVHKAYIRTREGNFSINGLMGFDLYNKTVGIIGAGKIAQILIKILKGFGTNIIAYDPYPNYEIAKELGFEFVDLDTIYEKSDIISLNCPLTKDTKYMINRTSINKMKDGVILVNTGRGMLIDSVDLVEGLKDKKIGAAALDVYEEEEEYFFEDKSSQVIQDDILGRLLSFHNVLITSHQAFFTKEAVEAITVTTLENIKDFIENKPLKNIVPQDNN
- a CDS encoding cold-shock protein; protein product: MLKGTVKWFNKEKGFGFLTSDEGNDYFVHFTGIVGDGFRSLEEGQAVVFEVTEGKKGPMAVDVKTA
- the zupT gene encoding zinc transporter ZupT, encoding MELENLIVAFILTLLAGLAMGVGGLLGFIGSRKNTNFFSCSVGFAAGVMLYAAFVEILPESMESLEQMFPGVKGKLIASGAFFGGIIFMLITEKFCLPHHHDSHHHIHDSKEKDASMYRMGIMTAIAIAIHNFPEGFAIFTSALKDTKLGISVAVAIAIHNVAVGIAVSAPIYYATSNKKKAFGAALLSGMSEPLGALLGYWALKDYLDDAIFGFVLAIVAGIMVYVSLDELIPSAQKGDNHIGTYALVAGMFVMAITLIFI